In a single window of the Mangifera indica cultivar Alphonso unplaced genomic scaffold, CATAS_Mindica_2.1 Un_0032, whole genome shotgun sequence genome:
- the LOC123206317 gene encoding LOW QUALITY PROTEIN: pentatricopeptide repeat-containing protein At4g20770-like (The sequence of the model RefSeq protein was modified relative to this genomic sequence to represent the inferred CDS: inserted 5 bases in 3 codons) produces the protein MQPKKTTIFLHVANLLQSCIDKKAHLSGKLIHAYVLRNGLFNDTFLSNRLIEFYSKCNNPKSAQHLFDQMPRRDIFSWNAILSAQCRAQNLELASKLFDEMPERNVVSWNNVITALVRKGFEEKALRIYSRMTEEGYLPTNFTLASVLSACAAVLDVVQGRRCHGLAVKIGLDKNIYVGNALLCVYAKCGWTKCAVRVFGEMDEPNEVSFTTMMGGLALTDRVGEALEMFRLMCRKGVCIDSVSLSSVLGVCARGGSRGDSDGFVENDDGFFSNVHGKQVHCLTIKLGFKGDLHLSNSLLDMYAKNGDMDSAEVVFANLSEVSVVSWNVMIAGYGQRYESKKAVECLKRMQVGGFEPDEVTYINMLAACVKSGDIETGREMFDSMLIPSVSSWNAMISGYSQNENHKEAIKLFREMQFRGLQPDRTTLAIILSSCSAMGFLEAGKQIHAVSQKDDFHIDNFVASGLIGVYSKCQKIELAELIFSKMPELDIVCWNSMIAGYTLNSQDREALIFFKQMRKKRXMFPTQFSFATVLSCCAKLSYSFQGRQVHAQIEKDGCVNDVFVGSALIDMYCKCGXDGARKFFDMMHGKNSVTWNEMIHGYAQNGYGDEAICLYKNMIASGEKPDDITFVAVLTACSHSGLVDAGVEIXSMKQEHHLEPKLDHYTCMVDCLGRAGRFHEAEMLIDEMPYKDDPVIWEVLLSSCRVHSNISLAKRAAEELFRLDPKNSATYSLLVNIYSSLGRWEDLRAVRQLMNENDVVKDPGYSWI, from the exons ATGCAACCGAAAAAAACGACCATCTTCCTGCACGTGGCAAATCTCTTGCAGTCTTGCATAGACAAGAAAGCCCATTTATCAGGCAAGCTTATTCACGCTTACGTTCTTCGCAATGGCCTTTTCAATGACACCTTCCTCTCCAATCGGCTCATTGAATTTTATTCTAAATGCAACAACCCAAAATCTGCACAACACCTGTTCGATCAAATGCCGCGCAGAGACATCTTTTCTTGGAACGCAATCTTGAGCGCCCAATGTAGGGCCCAAAATTTAGAACTCGCGTCTAAGTTGTTCGATGAAATGCCGGAAAGAAATGTTGTCTCATGGAATAATGTGATTACCGCACTGGTACGAAAAGGGTTTGAAGAAAAGGCATTGAGGATTTATAGTCGGATGACTGAGGAAGGTTATTTGCCTACCAATTTCACATTGGCGAGTGTTTTGAGTGCGTGTGCTGCTGTGTTGGATGTTGTGCAAGGGAGGAGGTGTCATGGCCTGGCGGTTAAGATTGGTCTTGATAAGAATATTTATGTGGGTAATGCTTTGTTGTGTGTGTATGCTAAGTGTGGGTGGACAAAATGTGCCGTTCGAGTTTTTGGGGAGATGGATGAGCCTAATGAAGTTAGTTTTACCACAATGATGGGTGGGTTAGCGCTGACAGATAGAGTTGGTGAGGCTCTGGAGATGTTTAGGTTGATGTGTAGGAAAGGTGTTTGTATTGATTCTGTGTCGCTGTCTAGTGTTTTGGGTGTTTGTGCTAGAGGAGGAAGCAGAGGGGATTCTGATGGTTTTGTTGAGAATGATGATGGGTTTTTCAGTAATGTGCATGGGAAACAAGTGCACTGTCTTACAATTAAACTTGGGTTTAAAGGAGATCTTCATTTGAGTAATTCGTTACTTGATATGTATGCAAAGAATGGGGACATGGACAGTGCTGAAGTGGTGTTTGCTAATCTCTCTGAAGTCAGTGTTGTTTCTTGGAATGTTATGATAGCTGGGTATGGCCAGAGATATGAAAGCAAGAAAGCTGTTGAATGTTTGAAAAGAATGCAAGTTGGTGGCTTTGAACCTGACGAAGTCACTTATATTAATATGCTTGCAGCATGTGTCAAGTCTGGGGATATTGAAACCGGACGAGAAATGTTTGATAGCATGTTGATTCCTAGTGTGAGTTCATGGAACGCTATGATCTCTGGCTATTCCCAAAATGAGAATCACAAGGAAGCTATAAAGCTGTTCAGGGAAATGCAGTTTCGAGGGTTGCAACCTGATCGGACTACTTTGGCTATTATCCTCAGTTCTTGTTCAGCAATGGGGTTTTTGGAGGCTGGGAAACAAATCCATGCTGTCTCACAGAAAGATGACTTTCATATTGACAATTTTGTTGCCAGTGGACTAATAGGTGTTTATTCAAAGTGTCAGAAGATAGAATTGGCAGAACTCATATTCTCTAAAATGCCTGAACTGGATATCGTCTGTTGGAACTCTATGATTGCAGGTTATACGCTCAATTCTCAAGATAGAGAAGCTTTGATTTTCTTTAAGCAAATGCGAAAAAAACG GATGTTTCCTACTCAATTCTCTTTTGCGACTGTGTTGAGTTGTTGTGCAAAGTTATCTTACTCGTTTCAGGGCAGACAGGTTCACGCTCAAATTGAGAAAGATGGATGTGTTAATGATGTCTTTGTTGGGAGTGCACTTATTGATATGTATTGCAAATGTGG AGATGGAGCTAGGAAGTTTTTTGATATGATGCATGGCAAAAATTCTGTCACTTGGAATGAGATGATACATGGATATGCTCAGAATGGATATGGAGATGAGGCTATATGTCTCTACAAGAACATGATTGCTTCAGGTGAGAAACCTGATGATATAACCTTTGTTGCTGTTTTGACTGCTTGCAGCCACTCGGGACTGGTTGATGCAGGGGTTGAAA TTTCCATGAAGCAAGAACATCATCTGGAGCCGAAGTTAGATCACTATACATGCATGGTGGACTGTCTAGGTAGGGCTGGTCGTTTCCATGAAGCAGAAATGCTTATAGATGAGATGCCATATAAAGATGATCCAGTTATATGGGAGGTTCTTTTAAGTTCTTGTCGAGTGCACTCTAATATAAGCTTAGCAAAAAGGGCAGCAGAAGAACTCTTTCGCTTAGACCCAAAAAATTCTGCTACTTATTCACTTCTTGTTAACATCTATTCTTCTCTAGGAAGATGGGAGGACTTGAGGGCTGTGAGACAGctaatgaatgaaaatgatgttGTTAAGGATCCAGGATATAGTTGGATTTAA